Proteins from a single region of Limosilactobacillus fermentum:
- a CDS encoding YfhO family protein, whose translation MHIQRRHRRLWLTISFFLPVLLMGGYFAYRGMAPFGSSSILTVDLGQQYVDFFSYLRSTLLHHPTSIFYSFSKGLGGEMWGTNAYYLFSPLNLILLPFAGKFLSAGILILVLIKYGLAGLSMAWLLDQTTEQHGGRLLAFSTPYSMMGWMIANQLNVLWLDVLWLLPLVIYGLLAILDGRGWRFYLAALAVTMIDNYYMAWMVALFTLLFAGWYLTTTKEPWRPRVTAFSRYLLASIGATTLAAVVLLPTVFALTKSKGTYTSTSVSFKWEYNPLKILAKFVPGSFNFDQMPSGQPNIYVGMLMVAGFLAYLLSRRDRWPARLSALLVTAFLVVSFVWSPLDLLWHLGQYPVWYPSRFSFVFCFWLIWLAARTLEPGTTFSWPVVLGVALIFLVGALPLFFNWVGSVNYISQNQLWIGAGFAAIAVVILTLRRQTSPALTDALIVLLAVCDVSTSAFTALNNISYVSQAEFGNYTAKLDAAVNTIKKGDQGLYRIAKDFMRTKDDPFQADYNAADHFSSTMEPSVSSFVGSIGQPAGDGFITYTNGTELTDSLLGFKYSLTANNNGKQAGTQVLPLTSARYDWNRQTTLSSSKLITIKKNPTALPLAFGASDQILSLSKNTLDPLNYQSQIYQALAGKSTNDSLFKVQNFDHVTFINLHETTQITGAVLTKVDSAAPAAIRLTFKPTTNDPYYLTLGNGILDSVTITRNGKALNQYDTYRDTVAVSVADHAKGKSVTITMTLKKNSAWLQNVSLYRLNQASFMADYHKLAQSPLKITNYSSTKLSGTVKLKKGATTLMTTIPATAGWHAMVDGRPVKLHKVLSTFWALKLTPGTHQVTFYFVPPLLIWGLLISLGAFAAFFALPWWQKVTARRRS comes from the coding sequence TTGCATATTCAACGTCGCCATCGTCGGCTCTGGCTGACGATTAGTTTTTTCCTCCCCGTCTTGTTAATGGGGGGATACTTTGCCTACCGGGGGATGGCCCCCTTTGGTTCCTCAAGCATCCTGACCGTTGACCTCGGCCAGCAATACGTCGACTTCTTTTCCTACTTACGTTCGACGTTGCTCCACCACCCCACCAGCATTTTTTACTCCTTTTCTAAGGGCCTGGGCGGTGAAATGTGGGGAACCAACGCCTACTACCTGTTTAGCCCGCTGAACTTAATTCTCCTGCCCTTTGCCGGCAAGTTTTTGTCAGCGGGAATTCTCATTTTGGTCTTAATCAAGTACGGCTTAGCCGGTCTGTCCATGGCCTGGCTGCTCGACCAGACCACTGAGCAACACGGCGGGCGCCTGCTGGCCTTTTCGACCCCCTATTCGATGATGGGGTGGATGATCGCCAACCAATTAAACGTGTTGTGGCTGGACGTCTTATGGCTTTTGCCCCTCGTCATCTACGGTCTATTAGCTATTTTAGACGGCCGCGGCTGGCGCTTTTACCTAGCCGCCCTGGCCGTGACCATGATTGATAACTACTACATGGCCTGGATGGTCGCCCTCTTTACCCTGTTGTTTGCCGGCTGGTATTTGACCACCACCAAGGAGCCTTGGCGCCCCCGGGTAACGGCGTTTTCCCGTTATCTACTGGCTTCGATCGGCGCCACCACGTTAGCCGCCGTCGTCTTGTTACCCACCGTATTTGCCTTAACCAAGAGCAAGGGGACTTACACCTCAACGTCGGTCTCGTTTAAGTGGGAATACAACCCCCTCAAGATACTGGCTAAGTTCGTCCCCGGCTCCTTTAACTTCGACCAGATGCCAAGCGGGCAGCCCAACATCTACGTTGGCATGCTGATGGTGGCCGGCTTCTTAGCCTACCTACTGAGTCGCCGCGACCGCTGGCCGGCACGCTTAAGCGCCCTCTTGGTTACCGCCTTTTTGGTGGTTTCCTTCGTCTGGTCACCCTTAGACCTTTTGTGGCACCTCGGCCAGTACCCGGTCTGGTACCCATCGCGGTTCTCCTTTGTCTTTTGCTTCTGGCTAATCTGGTTGGCCGCCCGGACTCTTGAACCGGGAACGACCTTCTCTTGGCCGGTCGTCTTGGGCGTGGCCCTCATCTTTTTAGTCGGGGCGTTACCGCTGTTTTTCAACTGGGTGGGCTCCGTTAATTACATTTCTCAAAATCAGCTCTGGATCGGGGCGGGCTTTGCGGCGATCGCGGTGGTGATTTTAACCTTGCGGCGCCAAACCTCCCCCGCCCTAACCGACGCCTTGATCGTCTTGCTCGCCGTTTGCGACGTCTCCACGAGCGCCTTTACCGCCCTGAATAACATCTCCTACGTTTCCCAAGCCGAATTTGGTAACTACACAGCCAAACTTGATGCGGCGGTTAACACGATTAAAAAGGGTGACCAGGGTCTTTACCGCATCGCTAAGGACTTCATGCGCACCAAAGACGACCCCTTCCAGGCCGACTACAACGCCGCCGATCACTTCAGTTCGACCATGGAACCCAGTGTTTCTAGCTTCGTCGGCTCAATCGGTCAGCCCGCCGGGGACGGGTTTATCACCTACACCAACGGAACCGAATTGACCGATTCACTGCTGGGCTTTAAGTACTCACTGACGGCCAACAATAATGGTAAGCAGGCCGGCACCCAAGTCTTACCGCTGACCAGCGCCCGCTACGACTGGAACCGTCAAACTACCCTGTCTTCTTCAAAGCTCATCACGATTAAGAAAAACCCGACCGCCCTGCCACTCGCCTTTGGGGCCAGCGACCAGATCTTGAGCCTCTCCAAAAACACGTTGGACCCACTCAACTACCAGTCGCAAATTTACCAAGCACTGGCCGGCAAGTCGACTAACGATTCCTTATTTAAGGTCCAAAACTTTGATCACGTTACCTTCATCAACCTCCACGAGACCACCCAGATTACCGGGGCCGTCTTAACCAAGGTTGATTCAGCCGCCCCGGCCGCCATCCGGCTGACCTTCAAGCCGACGACTAACGACCCCTACTACCTGACCCTGGGGAACGGGATCCTAGACAGCGTGACCATCACCCGGAATGGTAAGGCCCTCAATCAATACGACACCTACCGTGACACCGTAGCCGTTTCAGTGGCCGACCACGCCAAGGGCAAATCAGTCACCATTACCATGACGCTAAAGAAAAATTCGGCCTGGCTCCAAAACGTCAGCCTGTACCGGCTCAACCAAGCCTCCTTTATGGCTGATTACCACAAGCTGGCCCAAAGCCCGTTAAAGATTACTAACTACTCGTCAACCAAGCTTAGCGGAACCGTCAAGCTCAAGAAGGGAGCCACCACCCTGATGACGACCATCCCGGCCACCGCCGGGTGGCACGCCATGGTCGATGGTCGCCCCGTTAAGTTACACAAAGTCTTAAGTACCTTTTGGGCCCTGAAATTGACCCCGGGAACCCACCAGGTGACCTTCTACTTTGTGCCACCGCTACTAATCTGGGGCCTGCTCATTAGCCTAGGCGCCTTCGCCGCTTTCTTTGCCCTCCCGTGGTGGCAAAAAGTAACAGCTCGCCGCCGGTCCTAA
- the greA gene encoding transcription elongation factor GreA — MAEEKSFPMTADGKAKLEQELEDLRLVRRPEVINRIKIARSYGDLSENSEYESAKDEQAFVEGRISQIETMLQYAVIIDNEDVAADEVSMGREITFQELPDEEPESYTIVGESESDPLSGKISNESPMAKGLLGHKVGDTVEIEIPNGSMKVKILSVK; from the coding sequence ATGGCTGAAGAAAAAAGCTTCCCGATGACTGCCGACGGGAAGGCCAAGTTAGAACAAGAATTAGAAGACTTACGGCTCGTTCGGCGGCCGGAAGTCATTAACCGGATTAAGATTGCGCGGAGCTACGGGGACCTCTCCGAAAACTCCGAGTACGAATCCGCCAAGGACGAACAAGCCTTTGTTGAAGGGCGGATTAGCCAAATCGAAACGATGTTGCAATACGCCGTCATCATCGACAACGAAGATGTTGCCGCCGACGAAGTTTCGATGGGGCGTGAAATTACCTTCCAAGAATTGCCAGATGAAGAACCGGAATCCTACACGATTGTCGGTGAATCCGAATCCGACCCGCTGTCCGGTAAGATTTCCAACGAATCACCAATGGCCAAGGGGCTGTTGGGCCACAAGGTTGGCGACACCGTGGAAATTGAAATTCCAAACGGCAGCATGAAGGTTAAGATCCTGTCCGTTAAGTAA
- the udk gene encoding uridine kinase → MNENRRPIIIGVTGGSGSGKTTVSKAIYDNLNGQSIQIITQDTYYNDQADMTMAERKAVNYDHPLAFDSDLLYEQLNQLRHNKAVNMPVYNYEEYTRSTETVRVEPQDVIILEGILILDDERLRSLMDIKVYVDTDDDIRIIRRIQRDIQERGRSLDSVINQYLATVKPMYHQFVEPTKRYADLIVPEGGENRVAIDLLSTKVRDILVKRGHTNLG, encoded by the coding sequence ATGAACGAAAATAGACGCCCGATCATCATTGGGGTGACCGGCGGCTCGGGAAGCGGGAAGACCACCGTTTCCAAAGCCATTTACGATAACTTAAACGGCCAATCAATTCAAATCATTACCCAAGATACCTACTACAACGACCAAGCAGACATGACGATGGCAGAACGCAAGGCGGTCAATTACGACCACCCGCTGGCCTTTGACAGTGATCTCTTGTACGAACAACTCAACCAGTTACGCCACAACAAGGCCGTTAACATGCCGGTTTACAACTACGAGGAATACACCCGGTCGACGGAAACCGTCCGGGTTGAACCCCAAGACGTGATCATCTTAGAGGGGATCTTAATCCTCGATGATGAACGGTTGCGTAGCCTGATGGACATCAAGGTCTACGTTGATACCGATGACGACATTCGGATCATTCGCCGAATTCAACGCGACATCCAGGAGCGGGGGCGGTCACTTGACTCGGTGATTAACCAGTACTTAGCGACGGTTAAGCCGATGTACCACCAGTTCGTTGAACCAACCAAACGCTACGCCGATCTAATCGTGCCCGAGGGGGGCGAGAACCGGGTGGCCATTGACTTGTTATCAACCAAGGTCCGCGATATCTTGGTCAAACGCGGTCACACTAATTTAGGTTAG
- the pheT gene encoding phenylalanine--tRNA ligase subunit beta, with protein sequence MKVSYQWLNHYLPLEQNGITPTELAEKIARTSVDINDVYSPQNGLQKVVVGLVESIKDHPQSDHLHIAQVKVAEDTTVQIVCGAPNLVAGKKVITALAGAKLADGTKIKKSKLRGEESNGMLCALQEIGFTDKVAPKAYEEGLWYLPDDAEVGAPVFSYLGMDDTIIDTDVTPNRGDMLSIYGNVNDLAAIYALDNGFTSHEVVENGTERTADLIKATVADQQLAPTYKLRVIKNVHIQDSPLWLQIRLWNAGIRPINNVVDVTNYILVKYGQPLHSFDYDRLTSHEIKVRHAAEGEQFTTLDGEEQTLASQDILVCDGDRPAALAGTMGGQDTKVTDQTVNVALEAAIFDPVMVRKQARRLDLHSESSMRFERGINPETVEVALNEAAYWLSELAGGEVTKGIVTATEEAVQVTPIELSTKRVNDVLGLSLSQADLVNLFDRLRFASQALDDDRLLVQVPARRWDIAIKADLYEEIARLYGYDNIPSTLPTGTQTLGGLNERQRFLRASRHVMQGVGLNQAISYSLLTAEQAAQFQVNPQAGQPMLLDYPMSSDHVATRMNIVAGLLIDIAYNVARQVDNVALYEQGRVFLPVAGQERPTEEEHIAGAVTGSLTAASWNQADDDNQVDFFTVKGIVERYLRNMAVEGEISYQANHDRADLHPGRCADVLLDGQVVGYIGQVHPTVAKQYRVPVTYVFELNLEPLLQADKRDKHYQLISKYPAITRDVALLVDQKVTNAQIVTAIKEVGGPYLKAVHLFDLYKGNFLPANKKSLAYTLTYQADQGTLTEDQVNEAFDKVIAHLKDQVQAEIR encoded by the coding sequence ATGAAAGTATCATACCAGTGGTTAAACCACTACTTGCCGCTTGAACAAAACGGGATCACCCCGACGGAGTTAGCCGAAAAGATCGCCCGGACCTCCGTGGACATTAACGACGTATACTCACCGCAAAACGGCCTGCAAAAGGTGGTGGTCGGCCTGGTCGAATCGATCAAGGACCACCCCCAATCTGATCACTTGCACATTGCCCAGGTGAAGGTGGCCGAAGACACGACCGTTCAAATCGTGTGTGGGGCGCCAAACCTGGTCGCCGGTAAGAAGGTGATCACCGCCCTGGCCGGGGCCAAGCTGGCCGATGGCACTAAGATTAAGAAGAGCAAGCTGCGCGGCGAAGAATCCAACGGGATGCTGTGTGCCCTCCAAGAAATCGGCTTCACCGATAAGGTAGCACCAAAGGCCTACGAAGAGGGCCTTTGGTACCTGCCGGACGACGCCGAAGTCGGGGCGCCGGTCTTTTCATACCTGGGGATGGACGACACGATCATCGATACCGACGTGACGCCAAACCGGGGCGACATGCTGTCAATTTACGGTAACGTCAACGACCTGGCCGCCATTTACGCCCTGGACAATGGTTTCACCAGCCATGAAGTGGTTGAAAACGGCACCGAACGGACTGCCGACCTGATCAAGGCGACCGTCGCCGACCAACAACTGGCGCCGACTTACAAGCTGCGGGTGATCAAAAACGTCCACATTCAAGACAGTCCCCTGTGGCTGCAAATCCGCCTGTGGAACGCCGGCATCCGGCCAATTAACAACGTGGTGGACGTAACCAACTACATCCTGGTTAAGTACGGTCAACCGCTGCACTCCTTTGACTACGACCGCTTGACCAGCCACGAAATCAAGGTCCGTCACGCTGCGGAGGGCGAGCAGTTCACCACCCTGGACGGGGAAGAACAGACCCTGGCTAGCCAAGACATTCTGGTGTGTGACGGTGACCGCCCGGCCGCCCTGGCGGGGACGATGGGGGGCCAAGACACCAAGGTTACCGACCAAACCGTCAACGTCGCCTTGGAAGCCGCCATCTTTGACCCGGTTATGGTTCGTAAGCAGGCCCGCCGCCTAGACCTGCACTCCGAATCCTCCATGCGCTTTGAACGGGGGATCAACCCGGAAACGGTGGAAGTGGCCCTCAACGAAGCCGCCTACTGGCTGAGCGAACTGGCCGGCGGGGAAGTCACCAAGGGGATCGTTACGGCGACCGAAGAAGCCGTTCAGGTAACGCCGATTGAATTATCCACCAAGCGGGTCAACGACGTCTTGGGCCTGTCACTGAGCCAAGCCGACTTGGTGAACCTCTTTGACCGCCTGCGCTTTGCAAGCCAGGCGCTTGACGATGACCGGCTGCTGGTGCAAGTGCCGGCCCGCCGCTGGGACATCGCCATTAAGGCCGATTTGTACGAAGAAATTGCCCGCCTGTACGGCTACGACAACATCCCATCAACCCTGCCGACCGGCACCCAGACGCTGGGGGGGCTAAACGAACGGCAACGCTTCTTACGGGCGTCGCGGCACGTAATGCAAGGGGTCGGTTTAAACCAAGCCATCTCCTACTCCTTACTGACCGCCGAACAAGCCGCCCAGTTCCAAGTGAACCCGCAAGCCGGCCAGCCGATGCTTTTGGATTACCCCATGAGTTCTGATCACGTGGCGACCCGGATGAACATCGTGGCCGGCCTGTTGATCGACATTGCCTATAACGTTGCTCGCCAAGTCGACAACGTAGCCCTTTACGAACAAGGGCGGGTCTTCTTGCCGGTGGCTGGTCAAGAACGGCCGACTGAAGAAGAGCACATCGCCGGCGCCGTGACCGGTTCTTTGACGGCCGCCTCCTGGAACCAGGCAGACGACGATAACCAAGTCGACTTCTTCACCGTTAAGGGGATCGTGGAGCGCTACTTGCGTAACATGGCCGTGGAAGGCGAAATTAGCTATCAGGCGAACCACGACCGGGCCGATTTACACCCGGGCCGGTGTGCCGACGTCTTGTTAGACGGCCAAGTGGTGGGGTACATTGGCCAGGTTCACCCGACCGTGGCCAAGCAGTACCGGGTTCCGGTAACCTACGTCTTCGAATTAAACCTCGAACCACTGCTGCAAGCCGATAAGCGCGACAAGCACTACCAGCTGATCTCCAAGTACCCGGCCATTACGCGCGACGTGGCCCTCTTGGTCGACCAGAAAGTAACCAACGCCCAAATCGTGACGGCGATCAAAGAAGTCGGCGGACCGTACCTGAAGGCCGTCCACCTCTTCGACCTGTACAAGGGGAACTTCCTGCCCGCTAATAAGAAATCCTTGGCCTACACCTTGACTTACCAAGCCGATCAAGGAACCTTAACCGAAGACCAGGTTAACGAGGCCTTTGACAAGGTGATTGCCCACTTAAAGGATCAAGTCCAAGCAGAAATTCGTTAA
- a CDS encoding phenylalanine--tRNA ligase subunit alpha: protein MSLKERLEELRQQGLEEIKQSDDLDRVNDVRVKLLGKKGPLTSVLRGMKDLSADERPKVGKFANEIRDELKAALEEKRAQLEKAVLDAKLAAEAIDVTLPGTPVAQGQPHVLQQIIDQLEDLFIGMGYEVAVGDEVEQEVYNFEKLNLPKDHPARDMQDTFYVTPSVLMRTQTSPMQARMLEQHDFSKGPLKMISPGKVYRRDTDDATHSHQFHQVEGIVVGEHVTMADLKGTLEVVAQNLFGDQLKVRLRPSYFPFTEPSVEADITCFNCLGAGCSICKGTGWIEVLGAGMVHPNVLKMSGVDPEVYGGFAFGLGPDRFAMLKYGVEDIRDFYQNDVRFLTQFDQKG, encoded by the coding sequence ATGAGCTTAAAGGAGCGGCTGGAAGAATTACGCCAGCAAGGACTGGAAGAAATCAAGCAAAGTGACGACCTGGACCGGGTCAATGACGTGCGGGTTAAGTTGTTGGGAAAGAAGGGCCCGTTAACCTCAGTCTTACGGGGGATGAAGGACCTGTCCGCCGACGAACGGCCAAAGGTGGGGAAGTTCGCTAACGAAATCCGCGACGAATTAAAAGCAGCGCTAGAAGAAAAGCGGGCCCAACTGGAAAAGGCGGTCTTGGACGCGAAGTTAGCGGCTGAAGCCATTGACGTGACCCTGCCGGGGACCCCGGTGGCCCAAGGGCAGCCCCACGTCTTACAACAAATCATCGACCAACTAGAAGACCTCTTCATCGGGATGGGGTATGAAGTGGCCGTGGGGGACGAAGTGGAACAAGAGGTGTACAACTTTGAAAAGTTGAACCTGCCAAAGGACCACCCGGCCCGCGACATGCAAGACACCTTCTACGTGACCCCGTCTGTTTTGATGCGGACCCAAACGTCGCCAATGCAGGCCCGGATGCTGGAACAACACGACTTCTCCAAGGGGCCGTTGAAGATGATCTCACCGGGGAAGGTTTACCGCCGTGACACCGATGACGCTACCCACAGCCACCAATTCCACCAGGTTGAAGGAATCGTGGTCGGTGAACACGTCACGATGGCCGATTTAAAGGGGACCCTAGAGGTGGTGGCCCAAAACCTGTTTGGCGACCAGCTCAAGGTGCGTCTGCGTCCGAGTTACTTCCCGTTCACGGAACCGTCCGTCGAGGCCGACATCACTTGCTTTAATTGCCTGGGGGCCGGTTGCTCAATCTGTAAGGGGACTGGTTGGATCGAGGTGTTGGGGGCCGGAATGGTGCACCCAAACGTCTTGAAGATGTCTGGCGTCGACCCGGAAGTTTACGGCGGCTTTGCCTTTGGGCTGGGCCCGGACCGGTTTGCCATGCTCAAGTACGGGGTGGAAGACATCCGCGACTTCTACCAAAATGACGTCCGCTTCTTGACCCAGTTTGACCAGAAAGGATAA
- a CDS encoding winged helix-turn-helix transcriptional regulator: MDQATMERSDTFCLCPRFSHTFSILGKKWNGLIIEVLLHEESQRFKDLASSIDRCSDRVLCERLKELEQEGIVSRNTYPGESRVDYSLTEQGKDLAPVMAAVHNWSDKWC, from the coding sequence ATGGATCAAGCAACGATGGAACGGAGCGACACCTTCTGTTTGTGTCCCCGTTTTTCGCACACCTTTTCCATTTTAGGCAAGAAGTGGAACGGGTTGATTATCGAAGTTTTGTTACACGAAGAAAGCCAACGGTTTAAGGATTTAGCATCTAGCATTGACCGGTGCAGTGACCGGGTCCTTTGCGAACGGCTCAAGGAACTGGAACAAGAGGGGATTGTCAGTCGTAACACCTACCCGGGGGAAAGCCGGGTTGATTACTCGCTGACTGAACAGGGGAAAGACCTCGCCCCCGTAATGGCGGCCGTTCATAACTGGAGCGATAAGTGGTGCTAA
- a CDS encoding HD domain-containing protein: MKSKNEWRQDGEYVALVSDLLEQPAVQKLANYTQHHHSNRLQHSIAVSYDSYRLAKRLNLDYQATARAGLLHDLFYYDWRTTKFDLGTHAFIHPRVALRNAEKITSLSNKEKDIILKHMFGATVAVPRYWESLIVSLVDDYEAEQEFFGPVRARLRKRRERVKATQIS, encoded by the coding sequence ATGAAATCAAAGAACGAATGGCGCCAGGACGGAGAATACGTTGCACTTGTCAGTGACCTGCTGGAACAACCAGCGGTCCAAAAGTTAGCTAATTACACGCAGCACCACCACTCCAACCGCTTGCAACATTCAATCGCGGTTTCTTACGATAGTTACCGGCTGGCGAAACGTCTAAACCTGGATTACCAGGCAACGGCGCGGGCTGGTTTGCTACACGATTTATTTTACTACGATTGGCGGACGACCAAGTTCGACTTGGGGACGCATGCCTTCATCCACCCCCGGGTGGCCCTTCGTAATGCCGAAAAAATCACGTCGCTTTCCAACAAGGAAAAAGACATTATTTTAAAGCACATGTTTGGCGCCACCGTGGCCGTCCCCCGTTACTGGGAAAGTTTGATTGTATCCCTTGTTGATGATTACGAAGCGGAGCAGGAATTCTTTGGCCCAGTGCGGGCACGTTTACGCAAGCGTCGTGAACGGGTGAAGGCAACCCAAATTAGTTAA
- a CDS encoding TrmH family RNA methyltransferase, whose protein sequence is MDFEVKELVEELTSVKNARVKEWKKLQTRKGRKQQGRYLLEGWHLVNEALQADRGLHELIGTKEELAAHPDIVARFKEVYSVTPAIMAAVTETVTPQGIMVVADLPDLHQVATDLSGAWLFLDRVQDPGNVGTMVRTADAAGFAGVVAGDGSADLFSPKVVRSMQGSQFHLALYEGDLKKWFEDVKQAGYPVYGTQLNPAAKDFRIVTPQGGFALVMGNEGRGMSEELLKQTTANLYIPMRGQAESLNVAVSAGILMFELADALNG, encoded by the coding sequence ATGGATTTTGAGGTGAAAGAATTGGTAGAGGAATTAACGTCGGTCAAAAACGCCCGGGTTAAGGAGTGGAAGAAGCTCCAGACCAGAAAGGGACGCAAGCAACAGGGGCGCTACCTACTGGAAGGGTGGCACCTGGTTAACGAAGCCCTTCAGGCCGACCGCGGTCTGCACGAGTTAATCGGCACTAAAGAAGAACTCGCGGCTCACCCTGATATTGTAGCACGCTTTAAAGAGGTCTATTCCGTGACCCCGGCGATCATGGCGGCCGTTACGGAAACGGTCACCCCCCAGGGGATCATGGTGGTGGCCGACCTACCGGATCTGCATCAGGTGGCCACCGACCTGAGCGGAGCCTGGCTCTTTTTAGACCGGGTTCAAGACCCGGGGAACGTGGGGACGATGGTGCGCACGGCCGACGCCGCTGGCTTTGCCGGCGTGGTCGCCGGGGACGGGAGCGCCGACCTGTTTTCCCCCAAGGTGGTTCGTTCCATGCAGGGGAGCCAGTTTCACTTGGCCCTGTACGAGGGCGACTTAAAGAAGTGGTTTGAAGACGTTAAACAAGCCGGGTACCCGGTCTACGGGACCCAGTTAAACCCGGCGGCGAAGGACTTCCGAATCGTCACGCCGCAGGGGGGCTTTGCCCTGGTGATGGGTAACGAAGGACGCGGGATGAGCGAGGAGTTGTTGAAACAGACGACCGCCAACCTCTACATTCCGATGCGTGGCCAAGCGGAATCGCTGAACGTCGCCGTTTCGGCCGGCATTTTGATGTTTGAACTGGCCGACGCGTTAAACGGTTAA
- a CDS encoding acylphosphatase produces MINYHLLVAGRVQGVGFRWATLEIANELGLVGWVKNRADGQVEIVVQGQHAAVRTFLKRIQAGPNRWAQVDRVQVKQENLADFADFSIREGF; encoded by the coding sequence ATGATTAACTACCACTTACTTGTTGCCGGCCGGGTGCAGGGGGTTGGCTTTCGCTGGGCGACCCTTGAAATTGCTAACGAACTGGGCCTGGTCGGCTGGGTCAAAAACCGCGCCGACGGCCAAGTTGAAATCGTCGTTCAGGGCCAGCACGCAGCGGTGCGCACCTTTTTAAAAAGAATCCAAGCTGGCCCCAACCGCTGGGCCCAAGTCGACCGGGTGCAAGTTAAGCAAGAAAACCTCGCCGACTTCGCCGATTTCAGCATTCGAGAAGGGTTCTAG
- the yidC gene encoding membrane protein insertase YidC, with protein MKKKRFLVAGGLTMALTLLSGCVRTTKSGKPYGMVYDYLAKPMQHLMEWFAGLFGNSYGWAIVALVVVVRLILLPLMMSQMKKSTMMQERMAMLQPQMRALQERQKRAKTPEEQAAASQAMMSFYKDNNVSLTGGIGCLPLLIQLPVFSALYFAIRYSPDLAQASFFGLQLGQRSALLAIMAFVAYLIQGWLSMLGVPEDQKKQMRMALMMSPIMILFISWQASAGLGLYFFIGGVFAILQTWLVNIYRPRIRKQIHEEMKKNPPKPVEPLVTTPASAAPAKGATSAPRPRKNRNAGKQHHHK; from the coding sequence ATGAAGAAAAAACGCTTTTTGGTCGCCGGGGGCCTAACGATGGCCCTCACCCTCCTTAGTGGTTGTGTCCGCACCACCAAGAGTGGGAAGCCATACGGAATGGTTTACGACTACCTAGCCAAGCCAATGCAACACCTGATGGAATGGTTTGCCGGCCTCTTTGGCAACTCCTACGGTTGGGCCATCGTCGCCCTCGTGGTGGTGGTCCGCTTGATCCTCTTGCCGCTGATGATGAGCCAAATGAAAAAGTCCACCATGATGCAAGAGCGCATGGCGATGCTACAACCACAGATGCGGGCACTCCAGGAACGGCAAAAGCGGGCGAAGACCCCCGAAGAACAGGCGGCCGCTAGCCAGGCCATGATGTCGTTTTACAAGGACAACAACGTCTCCTTAACCGGTGGGATCGGCTGCTTGCCCCTCTTAATTCAGCTGCCGGTCTTTTCGGCCCTCTACTTTGCCATCCGCTACTCCCCAGACCTGGCCCAAGCTTCCTTTTTTGGCCTCCAGCTCGGGCAACGGAGCGCCCTGTTAGCCATCATGGCCTTCGTCGCCTACCTAATTCAGGGCTGGCTATCGATGCTAGGCGTGCCCGAGGACCAAAAAAAGCAGATGCGCATGGCCCTGATGATGAGCCCGATCATGATCCTCTTCATCTCTTGGCAAGCATCGGCCGGGTTAGGCCTGTACTTTTTCATCGGTGGGGTGTTTGCGATCCTGCAAACCTGGTTGGTTAACATCTACCGGCCACGGATCCGCAAGCAAATCCACGAAGAAATGAAGAAGAACCCACCAAAGCCGGTTGAGCCACTCGTTACCACCCCGGCTAGTGCGGCCCCGGCCAAGGGTGCCACCAGCGCCCCGCGACCAAGGAAAAACCGCAACGCCGGCAAGCAACACCACCACAAATAA